The following proteins are encoded in a genomic region of Necator americanus strain Aroian chromosome II, whole genome shotgun sequence:
- a CDS encoding hypothetical protein (NECATOR_CHRII.G8766.T1), with translation MEGNDEPLPSSQARNLSQEHSSADTHKSSFAGTRQASEDSKNIRFVESDLLDHHGRFHRPSFGDPSKKWQNVRRRMSIKPIGLTKIRVRGHLNYKEIRHRFERQSTFHGISHAALAPNNRWRCFWYTAFWLCFFCLAIQIFFLVVKYLQYAKTVDLDLKFENAPFPSITLCNLNPYKKSAINQNPETKAMIDAYSKRIFTGDKSEGIAAALASHLHSRVRRHKRKPKRRKHDRRYHQALAECLCDIDPLTAERKGSCFAAYKGKISVDISLTPRSLHASRCLCQLDMVSKTLWPCFPYNTWKEKLCIECVDGTGHCPMRFYRGKEKYEAIKEQVDLCLCHKEYNHCVSNRDDGVIIEIDPNDELDSLNITARTEAQIRVKQKSTTTTTTEAPQVTQALGFENLTDEIAIVTQAQQNLMFAVGSMTPEQKEGMSHQLDEFVLKCSFNQKDCDMENDFTLYYDNTYGNCYTFNHGGASSHRAGANYGLRILLYANVSEYLPTSEAVGFRITVHDKHIVPFPDAFGYSAPTGFMSSYGVRMKQFIRLVAPHGHCKQGGEDDPNFIYKGFNYSVEACHRSCAQKVIMEMCKCGDPMFPIPNITGIAACHATNAEERDCLRNATLYLGELYSKEKEGVPGCYCHQPCEETNYEVTYSAARWPSGSAKVMDCNPGDFLCLEKYRKNAAMIQIFYEELNYETLQETPAYTLTSVLADLGGLTGLWIGASVVSLLEIFSLIVFASQAYVRKRKGSIASSSMSQLAVRKASRASGHAIHKPSIHRLSVQDVRSLHSNHSSRSKQSIVIEDLPSPIQEQTDDEESSSSGTEGTVASCRYLAPGEELPCLCKYDSDGNIRVMKALCPVHGFMVRRGYDYSVSNSEEDAQDDEVHKEEPYYAEPYQPRKSSRRTSKRKKETGPNGQVSDQNTPGESSTEQ, from the exons ATGGAGGGGAATGATGAGCCCCTCCCATCTTCTCAGGCACGAAACTTATCGCAAGAGCATTCAAGTGCCGACACTCACAAATCTTCTTTTGCTGGTACCCGACAAGCATCCGAAGACAGTAAAAATATCAGATTCGTCGAGAGTGATCTCTTAGACCACCACGGCCGCTTTCATCGACCCTCCTTTGGAGATCCCAGCAAGAAGTGGCAAAATGTACGACGAAGGATGTCGATCAAACCAATAG GCCTCACTAAAATACGGGTACGAGGACATCTGAATTATAAAGAGATTCGACATCGATTCGAACGGCAAAGCACATTTCATGGAATTAGCCATGCAGCTCTTGCTCCAAATAATAGATGGCGGTGTTTCTGGTACACTGCATTCTGGCTGTGCTTCTTCTGCCTAGCTATTCAgatattttttctcgttgtaAAATACCTACAATATGCAAAGACTGTTGATCTCGAT ttaaaatttgaaaacgctCCATTCCCTTCTATTACACTATGCAACTTGAATCCTTATAAGAAAAGTGCAATTAATCAAAATCCGGAAACTAAAGCTATG ATCGATGCATATTCCAAACGAATATTCACCGGTGATAAATCAGAAGGTATCGCCGCAGCGTTGGCATCACATCTGCATTCAAGAG TTCGTCGGCACAAACGCAAACCGAAGCGACGGAAACACGACAGACGTTATCATCAGGCTCTAGCTGAATGTCTCTGCGATATTGATCCGCTAACAGCGGAACGGAAAGGTTCCTGTTTTGCTGCCTACAAAGGAAAGATCTCCGTTGACATTTCACTTACACCACGAAGCCTTCACGCTTCAAGATGTCTTTGCCAACTCGATATGGTTTCCAAAACGCTTTGGCCGTGTTTTCCTT ATAATACATGGAAAGAGAAGCTTTGCATAGAATGTGTTGACGGGACTGGACACTGCCCTATGAGGTTTTACCGCGGGAAGGAAAAGTACGAGGCTATTAAAGAACAAGTCGACCTCTGCCTCTGTCACAAGGAGTACAATCATTGCGTTTCAAATCGGGACGACGGTGTCATCATCGAAATAGATCCAAATGACGAACTTGACAGCCTCAATATCACAGCACGCACTGAAGCTCAAATAAGAGTGAAGCAGAAGTCCACCACAACAACCACAACAGAAGCACCCCAAGTCACCCAAGCGCTAGGATTTGAG AATCTAACTGATGAAATCGCAATAGTGACTCAGGCACAGCAAAATTTAATGTTTGCTGTTGGATCCATGACACCAGAACAGAAGGAGGGGATGTCACATCAGCTAGACGAATTCGTTCTCAAATGTTCGTTCAATCAGAAAGACTGCGACATGGAAAA TGATTTCACACTATACTACGATAACACTTATGGGAACTGTTACACTTTTAATCACGGAGGTGCTTCTTCACATCGAGCAGGCGCTAACTACG GACTAAGAATCCTTTTGTATGCAAATGTGAGCGAATATCTACCCACATCTGAAGCAGTGGGGTTTCGGATAACAGTACACGACAAGCATATCGTACCATTTCCCGATGCATTTGGTTACAGTGCTCCAACAGGTTTTATGTCGTCTTACGGTGTGAGGATG aagCAGTTCATTCGTTTAGTTGCCCCGCACGGGCACTGTAAACAAGGCGGGGAAGACGATCCGAATTTCATCTACAAAGGATTTAATTACTCTGTCGAG GCTTGTCATCGAAGCTGCGCACAAAAAGTTATTATGGAAATGTGCAAATGTGGTGACCCGATGTTTCCAATTCCGAACATCACGGGGATTGCAGCTTGTCATGCGACAAATGCAGAAGAACGTGACTGTCTTCGAAATGCGACACTTTATCTTGGAGAGTTGTACTCTAAGGAGAAGGAAGGAGTTCCCGGCTGCTATTGTCACCAACCATGCGA GGAAACCAACTATGAAGTGACATATTCGGCAGCAAGATGGCCGTCCGGTTCTGCAAAAGTAATGGACTGTAACCCTGGCGATTTCTTGTGCCTTGAAAAATATCGCAAAAACGCTGCGATGATCCAAATATTCTACGAAGAATTGAATTACGAAACACTGCAAGAGACACCAGCGTATACG CTTACAAGCGTACTCGCCGATCTTGGTGGTTTAACTGGTTTGTGGATCGGCGCCTCGGTGGTCAGTCTGCTCGAAATTTTCTCACTGATTGTGTTTGCCTCACAAGCATACGtgagaaaacgaaaaggaTCAAT TGCATCATCATCAATGTCTCAATTGGCAGTGCGGAAAGCATCACGCGCTTCGGGGCATGCAATTCATAAACCTAGCATTCATCGACTGTCCGTGCAAGATGTTCGTTCACTACACTCAAATCACTCATCACGATCTAAACAATCCATAGTGATCGAGGATCTTCCATCTCCTATCCAG GAGCAAACAGATGACGAAGAATCATCGTCTTCTGGAACCGAAGGTACCGTAGCTAGCTGCCGGTATCTTGCTCCTGGCGAAGAACTTCCATGCCTCTGTAAATATGATTCCGATGGCAACATTAGGGTTATGAAAGCATTGTGTCCTGTTCATGGATTTATGGTCAGAAGAGGCTATGACTACAG TGTCTCAAACAGTGAAGAAGACGCCCAGGATGACGAGGTACATAAAGAAGAACCTTACTATGCCGAACCATACCAACCTAGAAA GAGCTCGAGAAGAACGAGTAAGCGGAAGAAGGAAACGGGTCCAAACGGTCAAGTGTCCGATCAGAATACGCCAGGAGAATCATCAACTGAACAATGA
- a CDS encoding hypothetical protein (NECATOR_CHRII.G8766.T2), whose translation MIDAYSKRIFTGDKSEGIAAALASHLHSRVRRHKRKPKRRKHDRRYHQALAECLCDIDPLTAERKGSCFAAYKGKISVDISLTPRSLHASRCLCQLDMVSKTLWPCFPYNTWKEKLCIECVDGTGHCPMRFYRGKEKYEAIKEQVDLCLCHKEYNHCVSNRDDGVIIEIDPNDELDSLNITARTEAQIRVKQKSTTTTTTEAPQVTQALGFENLTDEIAIVTQAQQNLMFAVGSMTPEQKEGMSHQLDEFVLKCSFNQKDCDMENDFTLYYDNTYGNCYTFNHGGASSHRAGANYGLRILLYANVSEYLPTSEAVGFRITVHDKHIVPFPDAFGYSAPTGFMSSYGVRMKQFIRLVAPHGHCKQGGEDDPNFIYKGFNYSVEACHRSCAQKVIMEMCKCGDPMFPIPNITGIAACHATNAEERDCLRNATLYLGELYSKEKEGVPGCYCHQPCEETNYEVTYSAARWPSGSAKVMDCNPGDFLCLEKYRKNAAMIQIFYEELNYETLQETPAYTLTSVLADLGGLTGLWIGASVVSLLEIFSLIVFASQAYVRKRKGSIASSSMSQLAVRKASRASGHAIHKPSIHRLSVQDVRSLHSNHSSRSKQSIVIEDLPSPIQEQTDDEESSSSGTEGTVASCRYLAPGEELPCLCKYDSDGNIRVMKALCPVHGFMVRRGYDYSVSNSEEDAQDDEVHKEEPYYAEPYQPRKSSRRTSKRKKETGPNGQVSDQNTPGESSTEQ comes from the exons ATG ATCGATGCATATTCCAAACGAATATTCACCGGTGATAAATCAGAAGGTATCGCCGCAGCGTTGGCATCACATCTGCATTCAAGAG TTCGTCGGCACAAACGCAAACCGAAGCGACGGAAACACGACAGACGTTATCATCAGGCTCTAGCTGAATGTCTCTGCGATATTGATCCGCTAACAGCGGAACGGAAAGGTTCCTGTTTTGCTGCCTACAAAGGAAAGATCTCCGTTGACATTTCACTTACACCACGAAGCCTTCACGCTTCAAGATGTCTTTGCCAACTCGATATGGTTTCCAAAACGCTTTGGCCGTGTTTTCCTT ATAATACATGGAAAGAGAAGCTTTGCATAGAATGTGTTGACGGGACTGGACACTGCCCTATGAGGTTTTACCGCGGGAAGGAAAAGTACGAGGCTATTAAAGAACAAGTCGACCTCTGCCTCTGTCACAAGGAGTACAATCATTGCGTTTCAAATCGGGACGACGGTGTCATCATCGAAATAGATCCAAATGACGAACTTGACAGCCTCAATATCACAGCACGCACTGAAGCTCAAATAAGAGTGAAGCAGAAGTCCACCACAACAACCACAACAGAAGCACCCCAAGTCACCCAAGCGCTAGGATTTGAG AATCTAACTGATGAAATCGCAATAGTGACTCAGGCACAGCAAAATTTAATGTTTGCTGTTGGATCCATGACACCAGAACAGAAGGAGGGGATGTCACATCAGCTAGACGAATTCGTTCTCAAATGTTCGTTCAATCAGAAAGACTGCGACATGGAAAA TGATTTCACACTATACTACGATAACACTTATGGGAACTGTTACACTTTTAATCACGGAGGTGCTTCTTCACATCGAGCAGGCGCTAACTACG GACTAAGAATCCTTTTGTATGCAAATGTGAGCGAATATCTACCCACATCTGAAGCAGTGGGGTTTCGGATAACAGTACACGACAAGCATATCGTACCATTTCCCGATGCATTTGGTTACAGTGCTCCAACAGGTTTTATGTCGTCTTACGGTGTGAGGATG aagCAGTTCATTCGTTTAGTTGCCCCGCACGGGCACTGTAAACAAGGCGGGGAAGACGATCCGAATTTCATCTACAAAGGATTTAATTACTCTGTCGAG GCTTGTCATCGAAGCTGCGCACAAAAAGTTATTATGGAAATGTGCAAATGTGGTGACCCGATGTTTCCAATTCCGAACATCACGGGGATTGCAGCTTGTCATGCGACAAATGCAGAAGAACGTGACTGTCTTCGAAATGCGACACTTTATCTTGGAGAGTTGTACTCTAAGGAGAAGGAAGGAGTTCCCGGCTGCTATTGTCACCAACCATGCGA GGAAACCAACTATGAAGTGACATATTCGGCAGCAAGATGGCCGTCCGGTTCTGCAAAAGTAATGGACTGTAACCCTGGCGATTTCTTGTGCCTTGAAAAATATCGCAAAAACGCTGCGATGATCCAAATATTCTACGAAGAATTGAATTACGAAACACTGCAAGAGACACCAGCGTATACG CTTACAAGCGTACTCGCCGATCTTGGTGGTTTAACTGGTTTGTGGATCGGCGCCTCGGTGGTCAGTCTGCTCGAAATTTTCTCACTGATTGTGTTTGCCTCACAAGCATACGtgagaaaacgaaaaggaTCAAT TGCATCATCATCAATGTCTCAATTGGCAGTGCGGAAAGCATCACGCGCTTCGGGGCATGCAATTCATAAACCTAGCATTCATCGACTGTCCGTGCAAGATGTTCGTTCACTACACTCAAATCACTCATCACGATCTAAACAATCCATAGTGATCGAGGATCTTCCATCTCCTATCCAG GAGCAAACAGATGACGAAGAATCATCGTCTTCTGGAACCGAAGGTACCGTAGCTAGCTGCCGGTATCTTGCTCCTGGCGAAGAACTTCCATGCCTCTGTAAATATGATTCCGATGGCAACATTAGGGTTATGAAAGCATTGTGTCCTGTTCATGGATTTATGGTCAGAAGAGGCTATGACTACAG TGTCTCAAACAGTGAAGAAGACGCCCAGGATGACGAGGTACATAAAGAAGAACCTTACTATGCCGAACCATACCAACCTAGAAA GAGCTCGAGAAGAACGAGTAAGCGGAAGAAGGAAACGGGTCCAAACGGTCAAGTGTCCGATCAGAATACGCCAGGAGAATCATCAACTGAACAATGA
- a CDS encoding hypothetical protein (NECATOR_CHRII.G8767.T1), with translation MNNEFAEVVHKYAQIRANVDNYPTEPDFFVATALSAIIRTQALQRVMWIPVFLTYFLLLPSIFASDNDIDDVPRIGQSYGTVLVSTLDGQLRALSTEDGATKWTLQDDPVLRAPTTVKQGFTFLPNPQDGSLYILKEGILKRLPLSIPALVHASPLKSSDGVLYAGSKRDVWLEIDPLTGTKVETLSATNDKVCPANNKDGVFVGRTEYRISMYDTKDRGKTWNTTFSDYTAHLLPSNNDYPFRHYVTSNGNVLTVGPTGEIIWQRDFGLPVVAMYLLQHDGLHKLHFTVMGGETMENIIKISFGAYKAETSLNMRYVRKLSCGSCSP, from the exons atgaataatgaatttgCGGAGGTGGTACATAAATATGCACAGATACGAGCCAATGTTGATAACTATCCAACTGAG CCGGACTTCTTCGTGGCCACTGCACTGTCGGCCATTATCAGGACGCAGGCTCTGCAAAGAGTCATGTGGATACCAGTAtttcttacttattttttactgCTTCCTTCAATATTCGCTTCAGATAACGACATTGAT GATGTGCCCCGTATTGGGCAATCGTATGGAACTGTGCTTGTTAGCACCCTTGATGGTCAGCTAAGGGCCCTGAgcaccgaagatggagcgaCAAAGTGGACCCTACAAGATG ATCCCGTACTACGAGCTCCAACCACAGTCAAACAAGGTTTCACCTTTCTCCCTAATCCACAAGATGGTTCCCTTTATATACTCAAGGAAGGTATTCTTAAACGACTTCCGCTTAGTATTCCTGCACTAGTCCACGCTTCACCTCTAAAGAGCAGTGATGGAGTGTTGTATGCCG GAAGTAAACGGGATGTGTGGCTTGAAATCGATCCTCTAACCGGTACAAAG GTCGAAACGTTGTCGGCTACGAATGACAAAGTCTGCCCTGCAAACAACAAGGATGGGGTTTTTGTTGGCCGGACTGAATATAGG ATAAGCATGTATGATACAAAGGATCGTGGAAAGACTTGGAACACCACATTTTCAGACTACACCGCTCATTTGCTACCAT CGAACAATGACTACCCATTTCGACACTATGTTACGTCCAACGGAAACGTTCTTACAGTGGGACCTACTG GGGAGATCATCTGGCAGCGTGACTTTGGCTTACCCGTTGTAGCTATGTATCTTCTTCAACATGATGGTCTTCACAAATTGCATTTCACAGTAATGGGTGGTGAAACAATGGAAAATATAATTAAG ATTTCCTTTGGAGCGTATAAAGCTGAAACATCATTAAACATGAGATATGTGCGCAAATTAAGCTGCGGTTCTTGTTCGCCCTAG
- a CDS encoding hypothetical protein (NECATOR_CHRII.G8767.T2): MGLGDRPDFFVATALSAIIRTQALQRVMWIPVFLTYFLLLPSIFASDNDIDDVPRIGQSYGTVLVSTLDGQLRALSTEDGATKWTLQDDPVLRAPTTVKQGFTFLPNPQDGSLYILKEGILKRLPLSIPALVHASPLKSSDGVLYAGSKRDVWLEIDPLTGTKVETLSATNDKVCPANNKDGVFVGRTEYRISMYDTKDRGKTWNTTFSDYTAHLLPSNNDYPFRHYVTSNGNVLTVGPTGEIIWQRDFGLPVVAMYLLQHDGLHKLHFTVMGGETMENIIKISFGAYKAETSLNMRYVRKLSCGSCSP, encoded by the exons ATGGGACTAGG TGATAGG CCGGACTTCTTCGTGGCCACTGCACTGTCGGCCATTATCAGGACGCAGGCTCTGCAAAGAGTCATGTGGATACCAGTAtttcttacttattttttactgCTTCCTTCAATATTCGCTTCAGATAACGACATTGAT GATGTGCCCCGTATTGGGCAATCGTATGGAACTGTGCTTGTTAGCACCCTTGATGGTCAGCTAAGGGCCCTGAgcaccgaagatggagcgaCAAAGTGGACCCTACAAGATG ATCCCGTACTACGAGCTCCAACCACAGTCAAACAAGGTTTCACCTTTCTCCCTAATCCACAAGATGGTTCCCTTTATATACTCAAGGAAGGTATTCTTAAACGACTTCCGCTTAGTATTCCTGCACTAGTCCACGCTTCACCTCTAAAGAGCAGTGATGGAGTGTTGTATGCCG GAAGTAAACGGGATGTGTGGCTTGAAATCGATCCTCTAACCGGTACAAAG GTCGAAACGTTGTCGGCTACGAATGACAAAGTCTGCCCTGCAAACAACAAGGATGGGGTTTTTGTTGGCCGGACTGAATATAGG ATAAGCATGTATGATACAAAGGATCGTGGAAAGACTTGGAACACCACATTTTCAGACTACACCGCTCATTTGCTACCAT CGAACAATGACTACCCATTTCGACACTATGTTACGTCCAACGGAAACGTTCTTACAGTGGGACCTACTG GGGAGATCATCTGGCAGCGTGACTTTGGCTTACCCGTTGTAGCTATGTATCTTCTTCAACATGATGGTCTTCACAAATTGCATTTCACAGTAATGGGTGGTGAAACAATGGAAAATATAATTAAG ATTTCCTTTGGAGCGTATAAAGCTGAAACATCATTAAACATGAGATATGTGCGCAAATTAAGCTGCGGTTCTTGTTCGCCCTAG
- a CDS encoding hypothetical protein (NECATOR_CHRII.G8768.T1), with translation MSLNPKTCSVRANLCKKIEVVRQLFKAFHEKERGHKVRIRTTEEPKEGRKREPEDTLAKTEFEEVEVAKRPAVSSVRKRSTLRWKQDPGTAIGKKEVVSLLDGKVMPVEDLVQHRDFRIARKIIDEVAKAKIIEKLLNEEDNATIRRLFETDLANPSFKEMKLLHRALSKLWEYLMCNLGQFHFEQETLVFLCEREKAKARFLDVLLFCPSTLPDCWGGRHICEVTECESGTLIVPVSTLPGGEVPRSAISETFPSQWSKLVRVVMDENKSKAPIPSEKHDNAMEQRKESFGTKIVRRKSPSSLIKPDHRGEQAKKEKKDVETSLKHSKKIISAKKGDLKDSAGAATEKKIGQKIDVSEKKDSKISAAASIDRKIERRDQKPSKDYDYINTKELEDYLCELGDTEGAENVVKKKENEEKKMIVRDPHCIEAIIETYSMGVKNRADSKKEAQTTLQMGSSHKASTQKVDTEGKDVLLKNLCKTQEEESQMQYKIDHIAKSEQMSAQMKSSNKVSTQKVETWGTDALLKDLCKTQDHEPHEEHRKRCKTDLKLKREQMAAQVESTNKPSAQKVDMGRKDALLTDLCVTQEDGPQKEHRMRHKTHPSPKKEQLAAQEDGPQKGHRMRHKTHPSPKKEQLAAQVKSSHKTSAQKVDMGRKDALLTDLCVTQEDGPQKEHRMRHKTHPSPEKEQSAVQVKSSHKTSAQKVDMGRKDALLTDLCVTQEDGPQKEHRMRHKTHPSPEKEQLAAQVKSSHKTSAQKVDMGRKDALLTDLCVTQEDGPQKEHRMRHKTHPSPEKEQLAAQVKSSHKTSAQKVVTKEKHVLLKELCKTQEDEGLRLSTTQKIRKSQEDSKLFFGKHVKEPRQEQQGGTFGMMKGKEAEVSGNSMEKTKSKEKHRHKEGEAHEGGERDVRSPETLGGKRTKKGGSLELKKHEEKHSLPQINREAYGRNIEDKKETSKGNDQYKKEKHLERKDEVKVAAVKKESEGAATLKNEEKTEQKVKERKNEEESKTTDTLLKIVGSVTAMLREMLVPTKRDQGKVETDPEISLQKTQTDDERFIQSVDQKGQDRKDLECRPYAMELANTQEEITDSNQDKKPAKGTKAKESNKRQVIDFLKKDVEGKNTTQASPGSGNQIKIKNMKSKERGNEQSGRTTRNRSRGKQTDAAEKTRDMKGTGRKEEVIAEVKQQSENVPNETLKADIMQRIRKSKDSMRKIHSKKEDDNKKLTKERKVDSKGPAATSGRDSRSRKKSIPNSTITDKTLKVLPYCNF, from the exons ATGTCACTGAATCCCAAGACATGTTCAGTTCGAGCAA ACCTgtgcaaaaaaatcgaagtagTGCGGCAACTTTTCAAAGCATTCCATGAGAAGGAACGTGGACATAAAGTTAGAATAAGAACGACGGAAGAACCAAAAGAAGG AAGAAAGCGTGAACCAGAGGATACACTTGCAAAGACAGAATTTGAAGAAGTAGAGGTAGCAAAGCGGCCAGCAGTCTCCTCGGTTCGAAAAAGGAGTACGCTTCGTTGGAAACAGGACCCGGGCACAGCGATAGGT AAGAAGGAAGTTGTATCGTTGTTAGATGGGAAGGTTATGCCAGTCGAGGATCTTGTTCAACATCGAGACTTTCGCATAGCTCGCAAG atAATTGATGAAGTCGCAAAAgccaaaattattgaaaaattactaaatgAAGAGGATAACGCCACGATACGACGACTTTTTGAGACAGATTTAGCTAATCCATCCTTCAAG GAAATGAAGCTACTGCATCGTGCCTTAAGCAAGCTATGGGAATATTTGATGTGCAATCTTGGGCAATTTCATTTTGAACAAGAAACACTTGTATTTCTATGCGAACGAGAAAAG GCCAAGGCCCGATTTCTCGACGTCTTGCTTTTTTGTCCAAGTACACTTCCAGATTGTTGGGGAGGACGCCACATTT GTGAAGTAACCGAATGCGAGTCTGGAACACTCATTGTACCAGTATCTACTCTTCCAGGTGGAGAAGTACCGAGGTCTGCTATTTCAGAG ACGTTTCCTTCGCAATGGAGTAAGCTTGTGAGGGTAGTCATGGACGAAAATAAATCGAAAGCGCCGATCCCATCAGAAAAGCACGATAATGCCATGGAACAA CGGAAAGAAAGTTTTGGAACGAAGATTGTTAGAAGAAAATCACCATCAAGTCTGATTAAGCCAGATCATAGAGGAGAACaagccaaaaaagaaaagaaggatgtTGAAACTAGTTTGAAGCATTCAAAGAAGATAATCAGTGCTAAAAAGGGAGACTTGAAGGATTCCGCAGGAGCAGccacagagaagaaaattgggCAAAAAATTGACGTCAGTGAGAAGAAAGACTCGAAAATCTCTGCTGCGGCGAGTATTGATAGGAAAATTGAACGAAGAGATCAAAAGCCATCTAAGGACTATGACTATATTAACACGAAAGAACTGGAGGATTATCTTTGTGAGCTCGGAGATACGGAAGGAGCTGAAAATGtcgtgaaaaagaaagaaaatgaagagaagaaaatgatagtCCGTGATCCACATTGCATAGAAGCTATCATTGAAACGTACAGTATGGGCGTAAAAAATAGAGCAGATAGTAAAAAGGAGGCACAAACAACTCTGCAAATGGGATCTTCCCACAAAGCGTCAACTCAGAAAGTGGATACGGAGGGAAAGGATGTGCTATTGAAGAACTTGTGCAAGACTCAGGAAGAAGAATCGCAAATGCAGTATAAGATAGATCATATTgcaaaaagtgaacaaatgtCCGCGCAAATGAAGTCCTCCAACAAGGTATCGactcaaaaagtggaaacgtGGGGAACGGATGCGCTTCTAAAGGACTTGTGCAAGACTCAGGATCATGAACCTCACGAGGAACATCGAAAGCGGTGCAAAACGGATCTTAAACTGAAAAGGGAACAAATGGCTGCGCAAGTAGAGTCCACCAACAAGCCATCGGCTCAAAAAGTGGATATGGGGCGAAAAGATGCGCTCTTGACGGACTTATGCGTAACTCAGGAGGATGGACCTCAGAAGGAACATCGAATGCGTCACAAAACTCATCCTAGCccaaaaaaggaacaattGGCTGCGCAG GAGGATGGACCTCAGAAGGGACATCGAATGCGTCACAAAACTCATCCTAGCccaaaaaaggaacaattGGCTGCGCAGGTGAAGTCCTCCCACAAAACATCAGCTCAAAAAGTGGATATGGGGCGAAAAGATGCGCTCTTGACGGACTTATGCGTGACTCAGGAGGATGGACCTCAGAAGGAACATCGAATGCGTCACAAAACTCATCCTAGCCCCGAAAAGGAACAATCGGCTGTGCAGGTGAAGTCCTCCCACAAAACATCAGCTCAAAAAGTGGATATGGGGCGAAAAGATGCGCTCTTGACGGACTTATGCGTGACTCAGGAGGATGGACCTCAGAAGGAACATCGAATGCGTCACAAAACTCATCCTAGCCCCGAAAAGGAACAATTGGCTGCGCAGGTGAAGTCCTCCCACAAAACATCAGCTCAAAAAGTGGATATGGGGCGAAAAGATGCGCTCTTGACGGACTTATGCGTGACTCAGGAGGATGGACCTCAGAAGGAACATCGAATGCGTCACAAAACTCATCCTAGCCCCGAAAAGGAACAATTGGCTGCGCAGGTGAAGTCCTCCCACAAAACATCAGCTCAAAAAGTAGTTACAAAGGAAAAACATGTACTCTTGAAAGAGTTGTGCAAGACTCAGGAGGATGAAGGTTTGAGATTGTCTACAAcacagaaaatcagaaaaagtcaagaagattcaaaattatttttcggaAAACACGTAAAAGAACCAAGACAAGAACAGCAGGGTGGAACGTTTGGgatgatgaaaggaaaagaagcagaaGTTTCTGGGAACTCAATGGAAAAAACCAAGAGTAAAGAAAAGCATAGGCACAAGGAGGGCGAGGCACATGAAGGCGGAGAAAGGGATGTCAGGTCTCCAGAAACGCTAGGTGGAAAAAGGACCAAGAAAGGAGGAAGTTTGGAACTGaagaaacatgaagaaaagCACTCATTGCCGCAGATAAATAGAGAGGCTTACGGTCGAAACattgaagacaaaaaagagaCCTCAAAAGGAAACGATCaatacaaaaaggaaaaacatttGGAGAGAAAAGACGAGGTCAAAGTAGCTGctgtgaagaaagaaagtgaaggtGCTGCAAcactgaaaaatgaagagaaaacagagcaaaaagtaaaggagcgaaaaaacgaagaagagtCAAAAACAACAGATACATTACTAAAAATTGTAGGAAGTGTAACTGCGATGCTTAGAGAAATGTTAGTGCCGACAAAAAGGGATCAGGGAAAGGTGGAGACTGACCCAGAAATTTCGTTGCAAAAGACCCAGACTGATGATGAGAGGTTTATCCAGAGTGTAGATCAAAAAGGACAAGACCGGAAGGATCTGGAATGCAGACCGTATGCTATGGAACTCGCTAACACTCAAGAAGAGATCACCGATAGTAATCAGGATAAGAAGCCAGCAAAAGGAACGAAAGCGAAAGAATCAAACAAGAGGCAGGTCATagactttttgaagaaggatGTCGAAGGGAAGAACACTACACAAGCGAGTCCAGGAAGTGGgaaccaaataaaaataaaaaacatgaaatcaaaagaaagagGTAACGAACAAAGTGGCAGAACGACTCGAAATAGGTCAAGAGGTAAACAAACAGATGCGGCAGAGAAAACGAGAGATATGAAAGGAACGGGCCGCAAAGAAGAAGTTATCGCAGAGGTGAAGCAGCAAAGTGAAAATGTTCCAAATGAAACGTTAAAAGCTGATATTATGCAGAGAATACGTAAAAGCAAAGATTCTATGAGGAAGATACATTCCAAAAAGGAAGACGACAATAAAAAGCTCACCAAAGAACGAAAAGTTGACTCAAAGGGTCCGGCGGCGACTAGTGGACGAGATAGCAGATCACGAAAGAAAAGCATCCCTAAC TCGACGATAACTGATAAAACGTTAAAA GTTTTACCATACTGCAACTTTTAA